The genomic DNA TTACGTCTTTGATAATTTCCCATGTACAAGACATACCCGCAGGAAAAGTTACTAAATCTCCTTTACCCATTCGTACAGATTCTCCACCATCAGGAGTAACAACTACATCCCCCGCTAAAAAATAACAAGTTTCTTGAGAGTCATAAGTCCAAGGAAATTTGGAAACTTCCTTTTCCCAAATTGGCCATTTGTACACACCTAACTGATTCAGGTGTTCTTGATTTGGTTGATGTTCAACTTTGATATTCATGCAATCTGGAAGACAAGTGTACCTAGCAGTAGGATTGAATATCCTCTCCACATTCATCTACTAAATAACACAATGCACGAAAACGCAAGCCCACAAATTGTTCATATAGTGGATTTAACTTGCACATTGGGGGGATATGGGCAATTTTGCGCCCAAAAATCAATATATCACGTTCAAAAGGACACTGTGCAGGAATCAGTTTAGCGATCAATTTAGCTAGTTGATAATTGTTAATGGCGATTTCATCTAACCATTGACGTATAGGTTGCAGCAAATCGTATTTGTGATTGGTTTGATCAATTTCTTTGATTTGGTTGATCAAATTGGGAAAAATAATAGATTGATTGTTGGTGGTGATCATATTTGTAAATCCTATTTTCTTCTGAGTGGTGAAATTTTGCCAGTTTGACTTGTGATCATACATTTGATGATTTAAACAAATCTGCGTTTAGTTCCTAATTCTAGGTAAGACAATTGCAACAGGAATATCTCACAAAGAATCAGTAGGAAATTTCTTTAACTACTTGCTATTTAAACTGACGGTATGTTGAATAACTGTCCCGTTAAATACAAAATAACAAAGAAATTATAAAAATGGTATTACCTTAACTTATTAATTACTAATCTCGAATATTGTGATTTCATATATACAACCAAAATATTGAGTTGATAAACTGCTCAGTGTTTGGCCTTGTAGCTGAGAAGTTCAAATTACAGGCAAACATTTGCTATGGCGAAGATTGAAAAATTTTCAAAATCCGCTACGCCAAGATGTTAGGGTATTTTAGCTTTAAAAAAAGTTATATAAGATACATAAGTTTGCCTAAATATTATCTAAGCATTAGTTATAAATACTTTGATAAGAACAAACTAACTCTTCTGTAAAATTAGGTTATGAGAAAAAAAATTTGATATAATAGATAGAATTCATAAAAAAATAATCAGGATTAAAAATATAACTGATAAAATTTACGCAAATTTTCAGTAATATCTAATAATTTTTATCTAGACACTTTCAGTAGAGGCAGAATATCCCTGATTGAAGTGTCTGGAAGTGTCTATATGATTAATTAAGTTGAATTAGCTTTGCAAAATATACTTGGATAGTTCAATAAATCCTTCACCTTCCGAAGCTGTGGTTATATATCTGGGTTGATATTTTAACTGACTCAGATAATTCTGGACATTAGCTACACCTATAGAAATAGGAAAATGAAGACTGTCAAATAAAGTTTCATCATTAGGACTGTCTCCCACGGTAGCAATTTGATCTAATGAATAATGCGGAAAATACTCGCGTAACACTTTTAATAACCCTACAGATTTATCCTGTCCTTGGGGTTTAATGTGACACTGAACATTGCTATACGTAAATCCCCAACCTTCGTGTTGACAAAAATCACTTAAATACTGTATTTGTTCTAATGTCAAATCAAAAATATCAAAAGTCCAATCGGTGATACGAAATGGATTATCCGCAGATTCCTGGAGGTGGGGAAATTGATGTTGTAGCTTGGCAAAAGTCGCAGCTAATTGCTGACGATGACTAATCACATCAGGAATTGCTGTTAAAGCTGTTGATTTTGAATGATAGGATGAATAAAATAAACCGCCATTTTCTGCTAATGCACCTGCCACTGGCATTAGGCTGTTTATACCACTAACCCAACCGGCTGAACGTCCAGTAACTATCAGTACCTGAACTCCAGCTGCTACTAAATTTTCTAAGGCTTCTAACAGTGCTGAAGTGAATTTTCCTGCTTGAGTCAATGTCCCATCCATATCAGTGGCTAAAAGGCGAATATTTTGTAAATCACTAGAATTACTGATGTGTTTAGGCATATAAAAACTTAATAAAGTGCTGTAATGTTAAAAAATATTAACAATATAGTAAAGTAATACCAAATATTTGGGCATTCTAAACATTACCAGTAAAATATTTTAATTTGCTAACCATGCTTAGTACAATATTTCTAGCCCAGTCTTCAGGTGCTATAGCTCAAAAGTCTACCCAAAAAGTACAGACAACTGAGTCTTCTACACCACCTATATTCATGTTCGCCAGTGGGGGACTGCTTTTAGGATTAATGGCGGTCATTGTTTATGGGAAGATTTTAGTTCATAAATACGAAAAGAAAGTCAAGTTTGAGAAATTCCGCACGCGAGAACTAGAAAAAAAGCTGAAACTAGCTTTGGAAACTATTCGCAAAATGGAAACTAACCCTGATTTAGTTCACTCGCGGGACTTTAATCTTGATTATTTGCGGATGAGGATGTCAGAGGAGGTGTTTCACTTTGGCATTGTTAATCAAATTAAACTCAAGATTAAAGATAAAATTACTACGGCTCTGCGTCCTGGCCAGTCTCAGCAGGGACAAGTTGGGGTTGCTAGTAGTACCGGTAGACAAGTAGATGAAACTTTTGATGTTGAGCATGAGACTGGTGTTCCTCCCAACACTGTAAAGAGAGTGTTGTTTAGGATTCAAATTAGATTGATGAAGTTACCAACCCAAGCAACTTCCACTACTATCAGCCAAATTATGGACTGTATAGAAACTTATCTGAGTCCTAGAAATGAGGATGATTCATGGCAACCGACAATTCAAGGTCGCATCGTTTATATGCACTGGGATCAAAAGGCTAAACCTACCCCTTTACTGGTGCTGGAACAGTCAAATGAGGGTGTTAACGTCACTTTTCGGACGACTCGTCAACCAAGTGCTACTATGCCTTCAAACACAGCCAATAGAAAGGCTAAGGCTTAACGGAATAGTGGCAAAATTATGTCTCATTGATAATTGATAATCACAACATGGGTAAAATTTACTGACAAGTTTAAAGCAAATAGGTCTGAGTTGAAATTTAAAATCACTTACTAAAAGACAATGGTGAATAATTTGATCGTGGTTAGTGGTGATCAGAAACAGGGAAATTTACTTTGTTGTTGGCAGGTAAGTTTTTAGCATCACGAGTTAAAAGTCCATCTTCCATTTCGACAATGCGATCAGCTATGTCCAAAATACGATTATCGTGAGTCACAAGTAAAATCGCTGTTCCTTGTTCTTTAGCCAGGCGCTGCATAATTTCTACTACATCGCGTCCTGATTGTTTATCCAAGGCGGCTGTAGGTTCATCAGCTAAAACTAATGGGGGCTGATTGACTAAAGCGCGAGCGATCGCTATCCTTTGTTTTTGTCCACCAGATAAATTGTCTGGGTAATAGTTAACTCTTTCTGTTAACCCCACTGCACCTAACATAGCTTCTGATTTTTTAATAGCTTGAGATTGGGAAATTCTTTGATTTAATTCCACTGCCATTTGGACATTTTGTCTAGCGGTTAAAAAGCCAAGTAAATTGTGAGCCTGAAATATATAACCTATGTTACGCCGACTTTGTACAAGTTTACTTTGACTAGCAGCAAATAGTTCTTTGCCTAACAATTTGAGACTTCCTTCTTGTACAGAACGTAAACCACCAATTAAACTCAATAATGTGGTTTTACCTGAACCTGATGGTCCAGTCATAATGACAATTTCCCCTGCATATACTTCTAGGTTGATGTTAAATAATATTTGTTTTCTCAGCGCACCTTTACCATAGTAATGGTTAATATTTCTAATGGTAATTACAGGTTCTTTCATGTTCATAATCAGAAATAGGTAATAGGGAATTTTTTGCGTTTAGAAAATATCAGCAGGATCAGCAGAGCTTAGTTTTCTCATAGCGATCGCTCCAGAAATAAAACACATTAAAATAGTTAAAACTAGCACCATAATAGCGCGATAAGAACTCATGAAAACTGGTAATAAAGTCGCATCTCTAGCTACCTGATACATAAAGAGAGCAGAAGCAAATCCGGGAATATATCCTAAAACTGCTAACATAAATGCTTCTTGTAAAATCACCATTAATAAATAGTTTTGTGTATATCCTATGGCTTTGAGGGTAGCATATTCAGATAAATGATCTGTAACTTCTGTATAAAGAATTTGATAAACAATTACAGTTCCGACAATAAAACCCATAATTGTTCCTAAAGTGAAAATAAAGCCGATAGCGGTACTAGTAGCCCAATAATTTCTTTCAAAGTCAATAAATTCTTGTTTAGTGAAAATATTAACATCTGTTGGTAAATAATTCCGTAAATATGCAGCTACTTGGTCTCGATCTGCCCCTGGTTTTAATCGAATTAAACCAATATCAATTAATCCCTTGCGGCGGTTAGGAAATATTCTTAAAAAGTTAATATCACTGGTAACTAA from Okeanomitos corallinicola TIOX110 includes the following:
- a CDS encoding HAD family hydrolase, which codes for MPKHISNSSDLQNIRLLATDMDGTLTQAGKFTSALLEALENLVAAGVQVLIVTGRSAGWVSGINSLMPVAGALAENGGLFYSSYHSKSTALTAIPDVISHRQQLAATFAKLQHQFPHLQESADNPFRITDWTFDIFDLTLEQIQYLSDFCQHEGWGFTYSNVQCHIKPQGQDKSVGLLKVLREYFPHYSLDQIATVGDSPNDETLFDSLHFPISIGVANVQNYLSQLKYQPRYITTASEGEGFIELSKYILQS
- a CDS encoding Mo-dependent nitrogenase C-terminal domain-containing protein — protein: MITTNNQSIIFPNLINQIKEIDQTNHKYDLLQPIRQWLDEIAINNYQLAKLIAKLIPAQCPFERDILIFGRKIAHIPPMCKLNPLYEQFVGLRFRALCYLVDECGEDIQSYC
- a CDS encoding DevA family ABC transporter ATP-binding protein, with amino-acid sequence MNMKEPVITIRNINHYYGKGALRKQILFNINLEVYAGEIVIMTGPSGSGKTTLLSLIGGLRSVQEGSLKLLGKELFAASQSKLVQSRRNIGYIFQAHNLLGFLTARQNVQMAVELNQRISQSQAIKKSEAMLGAVGLTERVNYYPDNLSGGQKQRIAIARALVNQPPLVLADEPTAALDKQSGRDVVEIMQRLAKEQGTAILLVTHDNRILDIADRIVEMEDGLLTRDAKNLPANNKVNFPVSDHH
- the devC gene encoding ABC transporter permease DevC: MTQKIPLSWLQLTREKIRLAVALSGIAFADILMFMQLGFRDALYYSNVRMHTSLKGDIVVINNQSNAVLAMKPFSQVRLYKALDLSVVESVHPIYLDYTSWKNPITGRPRSILTFGINPEFNVFDLPGVEKNLDKLKIPNVVLFDSSSRVEYGPIASDFNQGKPVRAEVRGRRIQVVGLFTLGASFGADGNLVTSDINFLRIFPNRRKGLIDIGLIRLKPGADRDQVAAYLRNYLPTDVNIFTKQEFIDFERNYWATSTAIGFIFTLGTIMGFIVGTVIVYQILYTEVTDHLSEYATLKAIGYTQNYLLMVILQEAFMLAVLGYIPGFASALFMYQVARDATLLPVFMSSYRAIMVLVLTILMCFISGAIAMRKLSSADPADIF
- a CDS encoding cupin domain-containing protein, translated to MNIKVEHQPNQEHLNQLGVYKWPIWEKEVSKFPWTYDSQETCYFLAGDVVVTPDGGESVRMGKGDLVTFPAGMSCTWEIIKDVKKHYLFVIDIDQT